One segment of Argiope bruennichi chromosome 11, qqArgBrue1.1, whole genome shotgun sequence DNA contains the following:
- the LOC129956671 gene encoding piggyBac transposable element-derived protein 4-like: MSKRRKILTELEIAEMMQNISDIDSETDSDSDSDSDTIIYSDHKESSESCDDEDITDICMPSTSKASTSPWSSTVENLTQLPFKAVPGLKVDDSVAEEIDFFRHYFDDTVMKLITEQTNLYQRSIYPEDASGARSSNYLPVTEEEMFVFFALTILMGIIKKPKIKMYFSTNPMLATPFFNSVMSRDRYVAILRCLHFASSDAKKIGKLQPVLDKIIENFKSAYTPERNISIDESLLLWKGRLGFRQYVPAKRSRYGIKLYKLCESKSGYIYNFIIYTGKDTVLKETLGLYGERVVKSLLEELSGQGYHLYIDRFFMSPSLADELFGLQTNTCGTVMRRRKGMPENFPPPKMKIGEMLVLQKKNMNLTAFKDRREVLVISTMHDAKLLDTGKKDRATSNPIMKPECIVEYNKNMGGIDLSDAVIIQYPSFRKTVKWYKKLFFNIMDMAVFNANILFNKKIATQATIGKLFPHSVSFPPNATS, from the exons ATGTCGAAGCGTCGAAAAATTTTAACTGAGCTTGAAATAGCggaaatgatgcaaaatatttcagatattgatTCTGAAACAGATTCGGATAGTGACAGTGATAGTGACACTATAATATATTCTGATCATAAAGAATCTAGCGAATCTTGTGATGATGAGGACATTACTGATATCTGTATGCCGAGTACATCGAAAGCAAGTACTTCTCCATGGTCATCCACAGTAGAAAATTTAACACAATTACCATTCAAAGCAGTGCCTGGACTAAAAGTGGATGATTCGGTTGCAGAAGAAATTGATTTCTTTAGGCATTATTTCGATGATacagtaatgaaattaattacgGAACAGACCAATCTGTATCAGAGAAGTATATATCCTGAGGATGCATCTGGTGCACGTTCTTCGAACTATTTACCTGTCACAGAGgaagaaatgtttgttttctttgcTCTTACAATTTTGATGGGCAttataaaaaaacccaaaatcAAAATGTACTTCTCAACGAATCCCATGCTTGCAACGCCATTTTTTAATAGCGTAATGAGTCGTGATCGATACGTTGCAATTCTTCGATGTTTGCATTTTGCCAGCAGCGATGCCAAAAAAATCGGAAAGCTTCAACcagttttagataaaataattgaaaatttcaagtcCGCTTACACCCCTGAAAGGAATATATCAATAGATGAAAGTTTATTATTGTGGAAAGGAAGACTTGGATTTCGCCAATACGTCCCTGCTAAACGATCTCGATATGGAATTAAACTCTATAAATTATGCGAATCTAAATCAggatatatatacaattttattatttatacggGGAAGGATACAGTGTTAAAGGAAACTTTAGGATTATATGGGGAAAGAGTTGTGAAATCTCTACTTGAAGAACTTTCTGGTCAAGGGTACCATTTATATATTGATCGTTTTTTTATGTCTCCATCATTAGCGGATGAACTCTTCGGACTACAAACAAATACTTGTGGGACTGTAATGAGGAGAAGGAAAGGAATGCCTGAAAATTTTCCGCCGCCCAAAATGAAAATCGGTGAGATGTTGGTTTTGCAGAAAAAGAACATGAACTTAACTGCTTTCAAAGATAGACGAGAAGTGCTAGTGATATCAACTATGCATGATGCAAAATTGCTTGATACTGGTAAAAAAGATCGCGCAACATCTAATCCCATAATGAAGCCAGAGTGTATCGTAGAATACAACAAAAATATGGGAGGGATAGACTTAAGCGATGCCGTCATAATTCAGTATCCATCTTTCAGGAAAACTGTTAAATGGTAtaagaaacttttctttaatatcatGGATATGGCTGTATTTAATGCCAATattcttttcaacaaaaaaa TTGCTACTCAGGCAACCATCGGCAAACTTTTTCCCCATTCCGTCTCCTTC CCCCCGAACGCCACATCCTAA
- the LOC129956672 gene encoding uncharacterized protein LOC129956672, producing the protein MGPKNLNQQTTRKNTEKYYDHFFVIKRLSENKETFHTVSPFLVEKAVSGTLGEVSAIRKLRSGDLLVEVNSRKQSNQILKLKALATIPISVSAHTSLNSSKGVITCGELFHTSIEEITNDLKPEGVIHVRRISIRRDGQLLPTKHLVLTFQMPTLPEVVKKGYLRLKVRPFIPNPLRCFQCQRFGHSKIACRGTLTCSRCAEKGHDSQQCTSSEKCVNCDGEHTSFSRSCPRWRLEKEIITLKTKEQISYPEAKRRIEAQTPSPGVSYASAVKKSYCKNCSCKNCVQIVAEKVPPAKTSESDTEPSTNSAPESHDPPKRKPKPKPPRALKLKLSKHGLSQEMISEKFKSKLKKSNIRNSVALGLATTGTVQKDLPTIFGGLSRP; encoded by the coding sequence atggggcctaaaaacttaaatcaacaaaCGACAcggaaaaatactgaaaaatattacgACCATTTTTTTGTCATCAAAAGACTTTCTGAGAATAAGGAGACATTTCACACGGTCTCTCCGTTCCTTGTAGAAAAAGCCGTTTCTGGAACACTTGGGGAAGTTTCTGCCATTCGCAAACTTCGTTCGGGAGATTTGCTGGTGGAAGTTAATTCTCGAAAACAATCTAATCAAATTCTCAAACTGAAAGCATTGGCTACAATTCCCATTTCTGTAAGCGCGCATACATCTCTTAATTCTTCTAAAGGTGTTATTACATGTGGGGAGTTATTTCATACATCAATTGAAGAAATTACAAATGACCTAAAACCTGAAGGAGTGATACATGTACGCCGTATCTCaattcggcgggatggacaactcctcccTACAAAGCACCTCGTTCTTACCTTCCAAATGCCTACTTTGCCAGAAGTAGTTAAAAAAGGATATCTGAGATTGAAAGTGCGTCCTTTTATACCTAACCCTCTGAGATGCTTTCaatgccaacgttttgggcaCTCTAAGATCGCCTGCCGCGGGACACTTACTTGCTCCCGTTGTGCAGAGAAAGgacatgatagccagcagtgcacCTCATCTGAAAAGTGCGTCAACTGTGATGGCGAACATACTTCCTTTTCCAGATCATGTCCACGTTGGaggttggaaaaagaaattataactttgaaaacaaaagaacaaatttctTATCCAGAAGCGAAAAGAAGAATCGAGGCACAGACACCTTCCCCTGGGGTCAGCTATGCATCAGctgttaaaaaatcatattgtaaaaACTGTTCATGTAAAAATTGTGTGCAGATTGTTGCTGAAAAAGTTCCTCCCGCAAAAACATCCGAATCTGATACAGAACCTTCCACAAACAGTGCTCCTGAATCTCACGATCCACCGAAACGTAAACCAAAACCAAAGCCTCCACGTGCTCTTAAATTAAAGCTTTCGAAACACGGCCTTTCACAAGAAATGATTtcggaaaaatttaaatcaaaattgaaaaaatccaaTATTCGAAATTCGGTTGCTCTGGGACTTGCAACTACGGGGACAGTCCAAAAGGATTTACCTACTATTTTTGGAGGATTGTCCAGaccttga